CTACCTGTCCAACTGCCACAAGGTAACTACAGTTCTCAAATAATTAATGTGAATgacaagtcaagtcaaatgtatttatagagtaatgcatttaaaatacaaatacaatacacTTTGAAATTCTATTGGCATTCCCAAGACAGCTTGGAAATTCCTGTGCTTAACCTAGTTTCAAGATGTATCGCTACATGAGTGTGGTTAAAATGACATCTTTATGATAGAAAGGTAACGCACACTAGGTGTTCTAACCAGGTGCTGATCACTGGACTGgtagaaagtagaaaaaagTGTTGCACACTCTGGCTCCATATGCACTTTTTCTTTCTAATTGACACTTCGGCCCTCAGGCCTTCGTCACAATCAACAACCATACTGAGACACAGTTGctgaaattatatatatatactgtatgtactatAGTAGACCACACCAATCATCTCCCACCAAAAGGACACAATGTTTCATAGCAcatgtaaagattaaaatgttACAGTGCAGCAGAAGACTAGacatacattttattctatTGTTATTTCAGACACCACCAATGGTCTCATAATCAGAAACATCTACGCAGGAGGAAACTGTTCATTTGCAACCTGCACATCTATTAAGGTaccaacacaaatacaaacaatacaCACTATAATTGTTGGAGGTGTAATAATATCACTAGCTGATCATTTATCTAAAACAGAGATGAACTCCTTCTTGTTTCCCTCACAGGAAGTTCATCAGGACACTGACGGTGTCAACAATGTAACACAGCACACTATTGATGATATGATTGACAGATGGGCCTCAACATGTGATTCAAAATCATGGAAAAAGATCAAACAgtaagcagtttttattttctcaataTAGAATTGGTTTGTTTATTGGACCAATGTTTTATGACTTTTAATTAGCTCCAAATTACTTAAGCTGTATTCTCAATGTTATTGGCTAACACTAAGAAACCTTCACAGGGAAATCCACAAGCTGTTCTCCTCCGCCTCCTGTGTGAATCAGTGTTTCCTTGACCAAAGGTAAACACCATCATGTGCATGATCTTCCCTTCCTTGTATCTGGTGAATTACATTAcaattacatgtattttttttgtcctcatagcaaagacaaacatttcCAGACCTCACCAAAGTACTCTGGCTTGGACTTGTCACTTGCACAACGTGCTTTCAAGAAACTGATGAAGAATGATGATGTTACGGCAGAGGTAAGAACTTGAAAAGTGACTATCTATGTTTGGCATCTGATCAGTAATTAACAAGGAAGTTTACTTTATACTTATTATGTATGTTTTTCAACAGGTTGGTGCTGCTGTTCTGCAGTTGCTTCCCTCACTTGATGAGAAACCATTGGGAGTGGAGGGGTTAAGGATCTTCTTGCTTCTCACTGAGCTTCTACATGTGATCCCGAGACACAAATGGCAACAGAGTACAACGCTTGCAGTAGAACTCGCTGCTGCCATACAAAGACTCTCTGCTGAAAGCTGCCAGGTCATAGGTACTGTGAGAGATAACAGTGTTTGAGAGGCTTCATTAATCATTGGATCATGTAATATTGTGCTCATTTGACTGCCAGTCAAAACGTTTCCACTGCCTTAGAATAACCAATAACTAATGTCCTCCCTGTTTTGTTGACTCTGGCCAATCAAAGCTCCTGCTgctattttaaaaataactcttgaaatatattttaaaattaaatttaaataatacatttattagcATTCATTTAATAATATCAAATagtttaataataacaaaagtCATGGACTTCTTTATAAACTTTGAGTAAGTTAATGTGAATAATTTCTAATTGTCTAATTGTTTAATCTTTACGGTatagtttttttcccccatactCCAGACTCCATACTTGTGACATCTATTCTGTTGTGAAATGCTCACTGACTGTCTGCACATCTCCATGTCTCCTCCTCAGTGGACTGGTGGTCTTCACTGTCGCGTTCCACCATGGTTAGACATGTTGAGGCGTGGAGTCAGGCCCTCTCGGTGATCCTGTCTTTTCAGCCGGCACGTCGCGACTCTGGAGTCAAAAACCTGATGCTAGTCCTCCTGAACATGTACAATGTTAGTATAAGTTGTCTTTTTTATGTGAATTACAAACCCCACCAAATTGAATCCAACTCAACTTTCTTCTGTGATGGTTTCTGTTTCCTACCAATCTTTCACCTTACTAACACCTAAATATACCTGTTTTACAGGCCAACAAAAGGATCACAGAAAGTCGGGGAATCCCAGAAAAAACATTCTGTTTGGGGATCAGCCAAACATTTCTCCAGGAGGATCTGCAGCTTTGGCGTTCGATGACAAATGTGGTAAAAACCTACAGACAAAAAACTATTTTGAACCCATTGTCTTTCCCTCTTTATTGctgtttctttcatttaaaaaaaaaacacctattAAAAATAATCTATGATCATTAACGGGTACATTTTAGTAAATTAAATTACTGATTATTCTTTTTTCAGGAGGAGAATCATCGGCTGCTTATCCTTTGTAACTTCCCATTTGCGATGGATTTGAAATCGAAGATAATGGCTTTTAACATCGATGCTGCACGCACACAGGTAACTAGCCTGGAACTTTGCCTCCTGAGGAGGAAACCTGCAGACAATATTGTTAGGCTCATAAGGAAATCTCCAATAAATTAACTCATATCAGAGTGTGTTACCGATGTGtagtttgttttgctgttatATGCTGGGTGTCTTCACACatcacattgaaaaaaatgtcaaagttacctttaaagctgcactaatcaatattgtTATGTTAATCATCTTCTGTAGTGACAAAGCCACAGAGAATTATCTCCTGAATCTGCAGTTGTCCTCAGCTCATCTGAACCTTAAAGCATCCTTCAgttaataattttgttttgtcagccCATAGCCTAACTggtttgtttcactttcattgtttttatcaACCTAAATTCCAGCAGCAGGCAtctgtttttggcagtacacTACCTGGCGATTACAAAACGTCAGACAAAGTTAGCTGCTTGAAGGTAGCAGCTAATATTACTCTTTgcatcatttatatttaaaatattaatgttttccacaggagttggtggagaccaaaagtGAGCTAAAAGTAGAGTGAATATTacacttacattcatcaggtggccagaaacaagACTCAAAATGAATGCTAGTAGAAACAGAAGTTGTCAACCAGAACCAAACCAGTCGTTGGTGAACCGCCAACAAACATTacagaagaaggagaaacaaAACCCGTTGCCTTGGCCATCTATGAGAGAAAAACGGAGAGAGGTCTTCAGGAGTTTTTTAAATTGGGcaattttttaattattcttttatGTTAGCTAGTAACGGTATAAATAACCAAAAAGATGTAGACAGCTTCAAATAATTGCAgcataataataacaatactactactaataataatgattataataataataataataataataataataataataatatgcattacatttaataaaaatgcaattaccaaaataacattttgcaTTGTATTACAGGGAGAACAACAGAGAGCTTCAGTGCTGTTCTTCGGACCTTCCGTTGTTCCTGAGTCAGATGCTTATTATTTTGAACTGAAGCTGAGGCGAACATCACTTTTGAAAGACACCCTCAAACAACTGGCTGCTGCTCGTCAAAGTGCCTTCAAGAAGCCACTTGTGGTAAATATTTGATTTGACCTGATGGTTAAAGCACAGACATTATTTTGTAGCTACCCTCATATAGGTGTCTAACAGAATTGTAACTTTTTGTCTCTCAGGTCTACTTGGATGAGGACCCGACGGTCACAGATGTCTACAGAAGAGacttttttcactgtgtgtttcGTGAGATGGTGTCACCTAAATTTGGGATGTTCATGTTTAATGACCCTAAAACCCTGGCATGGTTCCCCTCCAGAGTAAGACTTATATATCCTTATACAGGAAGAAATATTTTTGAACCATAGATATTATGAATggatttttcctttcctttcctttcctttcctttcctttccacAAAACCACGAACACTCTTAAGCATACATTCAAACAATTTCCTgagattttaattgttttctacTTTTATCAATTTAGGCAACAAGGGAGGAGAGGACAAACTTCTTCCTGTTTGGGGTTCTGTGTGGATTGGCCTTGTACAACCAGAGTATCATATACCTACCATTCCCACTTGCTCTGTTCAAGAAGCTTGTCGGTGTGCAGCTGACACTGGAGGACATGAAGGAATTCAGCAGTTATGGAAAGTCAgtattcttcttcttattaattccattttattgttttacattgtaATTCTGAAAGGTCACAATAGATTGTAAATACTGTTCAATTAGCAAGTAAACTTAATAAATCTCAAattgttttactctgtttttttaaggacTCTGCAGAACGTGTTGGACTATGAAGATGATGTCGTAGAGGACATGTGCTTGTCTTTTTTGGTTGGTGTTTTACTCCACCAGTAATCTGTCTCATTTATCTGTGTTACAGTGTTCCAAAGGTTTTGCAGTTATATCActaacctctttttttttttaattaacagatAACCTGGGATGGGACAAAAGTTGAACTTGATCCCCAGAATCCTGAAAAGCCAGTGACGGGACAAAATAAGtaagactttcaaaatattGAATCTTAGTGATATATGTGACCTGCACCCACATCAGCTCTGTGTCACAGAATGTTTGTTTAATTGAAACTTTAATCTTCTTAACAGGAAGGAGTTTGTGGACGCCTATGTGAATCACGTCTTCAACACATCAGTGGAGGACGTGTTTCAGGAGTTCGAGCGAGGCTTCTTCCAGGTGTGTGACCGAGATGTGGTGAAGCTGTTTCGGCCGGAGGAGCTGCAGGGAGTGCTGGTGGGCAAAGATGTCTACGACTGGGCAAAGCTGAAACAGGTACAGGCCAAAACTCAAGctcctcttgttttctctgcaaCTAATTACTGCATCGTCACATTTTaccatttcaaacattttaactttatttttcttaactTAAACTAGAACACACTTTATCGAGGTGAATATCATCCTGGCCACCCCAACATACAGATGTTTTGGGAGGTTTTTGATGAACTGACTGAAGACCAGAGGAAAGATTTCCTTTGTAAGTATCCCACCTAATGTCAAGTTTTTCATTGTGGAAGCCTTTAACCAAAACAAGTCAAATATATCATGTTTAAAATTATGTTCTAAAAATGATTTCCTAGGTGTAAAAATTAAACAGATGAAACAATTTAGCCTTCTTTACACCCTGATTATGTCATTGTTCTCAGTTAACCGTTAGTATTACCACTGcaacttaaagctgcaatatgtaagacttttggttgaaaacattaaacactTTGAACagaagtgttagcatgctaaccagttagcctcGGCCCTTCTTGCTCCAAAGctcctgtaaacacaaacacttgttAGCAATCTGGGCcaagctgcacagctaactgagctaactagctaacggcagctacgCTTGACATAAGTTATTAGTTACATGCTGCTCTCTTAAAATTTGTTATCTGTGCTTGAGAAgtcaaaaacaatcatttttaagAGGTGACTGAGTTCGGAGAAAATGTAATCTTAATTTACTGCCATTACTATTAACTATCATCTATTCATTCAACcatacaaataaattaataactgAAGGAGGGGCTTTAGCTGATGATGcagatgatgctgctgctgcaaagatGTAAACTAAGATTCCTACTTTCTGTCCATGGGTGTTCCTCAGGGTTCCTGACTGGTTATAGAGGGGTTCCTATTCTTGGCATGGACCAGATCCAAATGAAGGTTCAAGCCCAGAGCGACTCTGACGATAAGCACTTCCCTAAGTCTCTGACATGTCACTCTATTCTGGACCTGCCCTTATACTCAACCAAAGAGATCATGAGAGACAGGCTGACAGAGGCCCTGAAACCAAAGAGTGGATTCCTGATGTGATGGTGGCTGAACAAATGCTGGACAGGAACATGTGTCTGTCCAGGGAAAGGGTGGACCTGACCTGTGTCACCTCGGGATGAAAACTAAATAATTGCACTGAATGCACATGATTCGACCTTGTAAGAGTTTACTTAGAAAAGGCTGATCAGAGAGCAGCATTTGCAGCCATTCCTCCTCAAAGAgcatgaagacattttaaaaacatgtgtGACTCTTTTagttttgaaaatataaaatgctatTAATGAACTAATGGTTTAACC
This sequence is a window from Pagrus major chromosome 8, Pma_NU_1.0. Protein-coding genes within it:
- the LOC141000715 gene encoding probable E3 ubiquitin-protein ligase HERC4, producing MFSWGEDCQQGFRSKVSPTGDVVHFLNLSFHITDLSAGHSAIAFVKSNGEASIIRMDESEDGRRARGKQKYVKCPEKIQAVSCRDDTVTLLSERGTVLCVDPTHTPFSPRAPEVLCKIPVLQVACGSQHSVALTKDGQVYTWGQDSRGQLGLGKSQTSTDSPQHLRSLSAIPLVQIAAGGEQSFALSVSGGVFGWGRNDCGQLGLGDRTDRHTPTAVHCLNMKKTVHISCGKDHTVTLTKDGAVFTFGSGQHGQLGHNSFSDELRPRLVAELWGAKVTKIACGRHHTLVLTDSKRVYTFGCDEQGQLGHGEESHPSVPLPVQLPQDTTNGLIIRNIYAGGNCSFATCTSIKEVHQDTDGVNNVTQHTIDDMIDRWASTCDSKSWKKIKQEIHKLFSSASCVNQCFLDQSKDKHFQTSPKYSGLDLSLAQRAFKKLMKNDDVTAEVGAAVLQLLPSLDEKPLGVEGLRIFLLLTELLHVIPRHKWQQSTTLAVELAAAIQRLSAESCQVIVDWWSSLSRSTMVRHVEAWSQALSVILSFQPARRDSGVKNLMLVLLNMYNANKRITESRGIPEKTFCLGISQTFLQEDLQLWRSMTNVEENHRLLILCNFPFAMDLKSKIMAFNIDAARTQGEQQRASVLFFGPSVVPESDAYYFELKLRRTSLLKDTLKQLAAARQSAFKKPLVVYLDEDPTVTDVYRRDFFHCVFREMVSPKFGMFMFNDPKTLAWFPSRATREERTNFFLFGVLCGLALYNQSIIYLPFPLALFKKLVGVQLTLEDMKEFSSYGKTLQNVLDYEDDVVEDMCLSFLITWDGTKVELDPQNPEKPVTGQNKKEFVDAYVNHVFNTSVEDVFQEFERGFFQVCDRDVVKLFRPEELQGVLVGKDVYDWAKLKQNTLYRGEYHPGHPNIQMFWEVFDELTEDQRKDFLWFLTGYRGVPILGMDQIQMKVQAQSDSDDKHFPKSLTCHSILDLPLYSTKEIMRDRLTEALKPKSGFLM